A window from Rhizosphaericola mali encodes these proteins:
- a CDS encoding porin family protein, giving the protein MKKIIFSTAIFFVISQINNQAKSQSLVQTIKEKLTFGIKADGNYSNFIVKDNNALKSKMGPGGRFGASLRFDISNHFAIQEDILFAYYTTDIERNNIKDKFEFMGMDVPIYFMGQWKNATNGRLFAGAGPYVSMGIKGKFKNENLDVFKKYDDQKSEMNRIVAGGAAILGYELSNGIQFNVSYRYGMNMINKDKNNYKLSPKSISVGLGYNF; this is encoded by the coding sequence ATGAAAAAAATTATTTTCTCTACAGCTATTTTCTTTGTAATTAGCCAAATAAACAACCAAGCAAAGTCACAAAGTTTAGTACAAACTATCAAAGAAAAATTAACTTTTGGTATTAAAGCAGACGGTAACTATTCTAACTTTATTGTAAAGGATAATAATGCACTCAAAAGTAAGATGGGGCCAGGCGGAAGATTTGGAGCATCTCTGCGTTTTGATATATCCAATCATTTTGCCATCCAAGAAGATATCCTTTTTGCATATTATACCACAGATATAGAAAGAAACAATATCAAAGATAAATTTGAATTTATGGGTATGGATGTTCCCATCTATTTTATGGGACAATGGAAAAATGCAACAAATGGTCGGTTGTTTGCGGGAGCAGGGCCTTATGTCTCTATGGGAATAAAGGGTAAATTTAAAAATGAAAACCTAGATGTATTTAAAAAATATGACGATCAAAAGTCAGAAATGAATAGGATTGTTGCGGGTGGTGCTGCTATATTAGGTTATGAATTAAGTAATGGTATTCAATTCAATGTTTCTTATCGTTATGGTATGAATATGATTAATAAAGATAAAAACAACTATAAACTATCGCCAAAATCAATCTCTGTTGGATTGGGTTATAATTTTTAA